In Deltaproteobacteria bacterium, one DNA window encodes the following:
- the rpmG gene encoding 50S ribosomal protein L33 → MREIVTLACTVCKRRNYTTTKNKRITPDKLELKKYCRFDRRHTIHREIK, encoded by the coding sequence ATGAGAGAGATAGTCACCCTTGCGTGTACGGTCTGCAAGCGGCGTAATTATACTACTACAAAGAACAAGCGGATTACTCCGGATAAGCTTGAATTAAAGAAATATTGCCGATTCGACAGGCGGCATACCATACATAGGGAGATAAAGTAG
- a CDS encoding preprotein translocase subunit SecE gives MSKKKSKKIQSRKKAQAAKQGNVKPVKSYSPPNDVSGRAEVSPALRSGIKDWVDKVKSFFIEVRVEFDKITWPSRKEAIALTTAVLAITFFFTAYLGIVDFSLTKLVSFLIY, from the coding sequence GTGTCTAAAAAAAAATCCAAAAAGATACAGAGCAGAAAAAAAGCACAGGCTGCAAAACAAGGCAATGTCAAGCCTGTCAAGAGCTATTCCCCACCCAACGATGTCTCTGGTCGGGCGGAGGTCAGCCCTGCCTTGAGAAGCGGCATTAAAGATTGGGTCGACAAGGTTAAATCCTTTTTCATAGAGGTCCGTGTTGAATTTGATAAAATAACCTGGCCTTCCAGGAAAGAGGCAATTGCGCTGACCACCGCCGTATTGGCAATTACCTTTTTCTTTACCGCCTACCTTGGTATAGTGGACTTTTCCTTGACAAAGCTTGTCAGCTTCCTCATTTATTAG
- a CDS encoding transcription termination/antitermination protein NusG gives MEHKWYIVHTYSGFEHKVKASIEERIKQHGMEEYFSDIVVPMEKVVEILGGERRTSSRKVFPGYILVHMELNDKSWHLVQDTPKVTGFIGGLKNPVPLSDEEAEHIIRQMEERALKPVPKYSFEKGDHVTVTEGPFANFNGVVDKVSPEKGKIRVLVSIFGRSTPVELEFGSVQKAG, from the coding sequence ATGGAGCATAAATGGTATATTGTTCATACTTATTCCGGGTTTGAGCATAAGGTCAAGGCCTCTATAGAGGAGAGGATCAAGCAGCACGGGATGGAGGAATATTTCTCCGATATTGTTGTCCCAATGGAGAAGGTGGTAGAGATACTGGGAGGAGAGAGACGCACCTCATCCAGAAAGGTTTTCCCCGGCTACATCCTGGTGCATATGGAATTGAATGATAAGTCGTGGCACTTGGTTCAGGATACCCCAAAAGTGACCGGTTTTATCGGCGGCCTGAAGAATCCGGTACCCCTTTCAGATGAAGAGGCTGAACACATAATCCGCCAGATGGAAGAGCGGGCGCTGAAGCCTGTACCCAAGTATAGCTTTGAAAAAGGTGATCATGTGACCGTGACAGAAGGGCCTTTTGCCAATTTTAACGGTGTCGTGGATAAAGTCAGCCCTGAGAAAGGGAAGATCCGTGTACTTGTCTCTATTTTTGGAAGGTCAACACCTGTTGAACTGGAATTCGGAAGCGTACAAAAGGCCGGTTAA
- the rplK gene encoding 50S ribosomal protein L11, with translation MAKKILSYIKLQIPAGQANPSPPVGPALGQHGVNIMEFVKAFNAKTEDQIGMIIPVVITVYADRSFSFVMKTPPASVLLKKAAGIEKGSGIPNRDKVGKVTRKQVEEIAMKKKPDLTAVDLHAAVRSIEGTASSMGIEIVD, from the coding sequence ATGGCCAAGAAAATCTTATCATATATCAAGCTCCAGATCCCCGCCGGACAGGCAAATCCGTCACCGCCTGTGGGACCGGCTTTGGGCCAGCATGGAGTGAACATAATGGAGTTTGTGAAGGCCTTTAATGCGAAGACAGAGGACCAGATCGGGATGATAATACCGGTTGTGATAACAGTATATGCAGACAGGTCATTCAGCTTTGTTATGAAGACGCCTCCTGCATCTGTATTGCTGAAGAAGGCGGCTGGTATCGAGAAAGGTTCAGGGATACCTAACCGGGACAAGGTCGGCAAAGTTACCAGGAAGCAGGTAGAGGAAATCGCCATGAAAAAGAAGCCGGATCTGACTGCTGTCGATTTGCATGCAGCTGTACGTTCCATTGAAGGCACAGCCAGCAGTATGGGCATCGAAATCGTTGATTAA
- a CDS encoding 50S ribosomal protein L1 — protein sequence MAGSHGKKYRDARARVDTSRRYSLDEAIDIVISTSYARFDESIDTAIVLGVDPRKADQNVRSSVVLPHGTGRTQSVLVIAKGEKAREAEDAGADYVGAEDVIEKIKGGWLDFDKVVSTPNMMSMVGRIGKILGPRGMMPNTKTGTVTFDVSRAVNEIKAGKVDFRVDKGGVVHIPLGKVSFGSSKIRENFAAIAEALLRVKPSTSKGAYVRGVAISTTMGPGVKVDPAEVKAVAS from the coding sequence ATGGCAGGAAGTCATGGCAAAAAATATCGTGACGCAAGGGCCAGAGTAGATACCAGCAGAAGGTACAGCCTGGATGAGGCAATAGACATTGTCATCAGCACAAGCTATGCCAGATTTGATGAGAGTATAGATACGGCCATAGTTTTGGGTGTTGATCCCAGGAAGGCGGATCAGAATGTGAGAAGCTCTGTTGTCCTTCCTCATGGTACCGGACGTACTCAAAGTGTCCTGGTCATTGCCAAGGGCGAAAAGGCCAGAGAGGCTGAAGATGCCGGTGCCGACTATGTCGGTGCCGAGGATGTGATAGAAAAGATTAAAGGAGGATGGCTTGATTTTGATAAAGTCGTCTCTACTCCCAATATGATGTCCATGGTGGGCAGGATCGGCAAGATTCTCGGGCCAAGGGGTATGATGCCAAATACCAAAACCGGGACTGTCACATTTGATGTCTCCAGGGCGGTTAATGAGATAAAGGCAGGGAAGGTGGATTTCCGTGTAGACAAGGGCGGGGTTGTTCATATTCCCTTGGGTAAGGTTTCCTTTGGCTCCAGTAAAATCAGGGAGAATTTTGCAGCGATTGCCGAGGCATTACTTCGAGTAAAGCCTTCCACAAGCAAGGGGGCCTATGTGCGGGGCGTTGCAATATCCACTACAATGGGCCCTGGAGTGAAGGTGGATCCAGCTGAAGTCAAAGCAGTCGCTTCCTAA
- a CDS encoding 50S ribosomal protein L10, with the protein MSLRIKEKETIVQDLHEKFSRSATVIMTRFPGLDVAGANELRKKLRESGAEFKVSKNTLFRRAVQGTPAEVLSDQFSGPNAVVFAYEDPVSMAKVIAEFAKENEVLEIRGGVMNGKLIDAAQIQALSELPGLEVLLAKLLGVFVAVPACLVRVLSGIPQKLLYALMAIEDQKK; encoded by the coding sequence TTGTCTTTAAGGATTAAGGAGAAAGAGACAATCGTCCAGGATCTGCATGAGAAGTTTTCCAGGTCTGCAACTGTAATTATGACCCGGTTTCCAGGTCTCGATGTTGCTGGTGCCAATGAACTTCGAAAAAAGCTCAGGGAGTCAGGCGCCGAGTTTAAGGTGTCGAAAAATACCCTTTTCAGAAGGGCCGTACAAGGTACTCCGGCGGAAGTGCTTTCAGATCAGTTTTCAGGCCCTAATGCCGTGGTTTTTGCCTATGAAGATCCGGTGTCCATGGCTAAGGTCATAGCGGAGTTCGCAAAGGAGAATGAGGTCCTTGAAATCCGCGGCGGCGTTATGAACGGAAAGTTGATTGATGCTGCCCAGATCCAGGCCCTGTCAGAACTGCCTGGTCTGGAGGTTCTGCTTGCAAAACTGCTTGGGGTTTTTGTTGCCGTTCCTGCGTGTCTTGTCAGGGTCCTGTCGGGCATACCGCAAAAATTGCTCTATGCGTTAATGGCGATTGAAGACCAGAAAAAATAA